The following coding sequences are from one Gossypium hirsutum isolate 1008001.06 chromosome A12, Gossypium_hirsutum_v2.1, whole genome shotgun sequence window:
- the LOC107931057 gene encoding E3 ubiquitin-protein ligase ORTHRUS 2: MAHDSVQLPCDGDGACMRCKVTPLAEETLTCSTCATPWHVACLASPPETLASTLQWQCPDCSGDPLPSAAGALDGTSSELFAAIRAIESDESLTEKEKARKRQELVSGRVEEDGDKEKKGKEKESSFLDVLDGSLNCSFCMQLPDRPVTTPCGHNFCLKCFQKWIGQGKRTCAKCRSTIPPKMASQPRINSTLVSVIRMAKLSKSNVATGPMKVYHFVQNQDRPDKAFTTERAQKPGKANAASGKIFVTVPPDHFGPITAENDPARNQGVLVGECWEDRLECRQWGAHLPHVAGIAGQSNYGAQSVALSGGYEDDEDHGEWFLYTGSGGRDLSGNKRTNKEQSFDQKFEKMNEALRVSCKMGYPVRVVRSHKEKRSSYAPEKGVRYDGIYRIEKCWRKVGIQGFKVCRYLFVRCDNEPAPWTSDDHGDLPRPLPAIPELKKATDVFERKESPSWDFDEEDNRWRWKKPPPPSKKPVNAADLEERKRARKAIRQAHTTTVRERLLKEFSCLICRQVMNLPVTTPCAHNFCKSCFEAAFSGKTAIRERSKGGRTLRSQKNVLHCPSCPTDISDFLQNLQVNRELMGVIESLKQKSEENQDAVEELSEEQVDESEENADIGSGDSETAQKTKNPPPDSDQKRTSKRMKVDTTQVVADCE; the protein is encoded by the exons ATGGCGCACGATAGCGTCCAGCTTCCATGCGACGGAGACGGCGCGTGCATGCGCTGCAAGGTCACCCCTCTCGCGGAGGAAACCCTGACTTGTAGCACGTGCGCGACTCCTTGGCACGTGGCTTGCTTGGCTTCTCCTCCCGAAACCCTAGCTTCTACATTGCAATGGCAGTGCCCTGACTGTTCCGGAGATCCTCTTCCTTCTGCTGCGGGCGCCTTAGATGGGACCTCTAGCGAGCTATTCGCAGCGATAAGGGCAATAGAGTCGGATGAATCGTTGACGGAGAAGGAGAAGGCGAGGAAGAGGCAGGAGCTGGTGAGCGGGAGAGTCGAAGAAGATGGGGATAAAGAGAAGAAAGGGAAAGAGAAAGAGAGCTCATTTTTGGACGTTCTTGATGGAAGCTTAAACTGTTCGTTTTGCATGCAGTTACCTGACAGACCTGTTACG ACACCTTGCGGCCACAATTTCTGCCTTAAATGCTTCCAGAAATGGATAGGGCAAGGGAAGCGTACTTGTGCAAAATGTCGCTCAACAATTCCCCCCAAAATGGCAAGTCAGCCTCGTATTAATTCTACACTTGTATCTGTTATAAGAATGGCAAAGCTATCGAAATCAAATGTAGCTACAGGGCCTATGAAAGTTTACCATTTTGTACAAAATCAAGATCGGCCTGACAAGGCTTTCACTACAGAGAGAGCACAAAAACCTGGAAAAGCTAATGCTGCTAGTGGGAAGATATTTGTGACTGTACCACCTGATCATTTTGGACCAATCACAGCTGAAAATGATCCAGCTAGAAACCAGGGTGTGCTTGTTGGTGAATGTTGGGAAGACAGATTGGAATGCCGGCAATGGGGTGCTCACCTTCCACATGTTGCAGGCATTGCTGGTCAGTCGAACTATGGTGCTCAATCTGTAGCTCTCTCAGGAGGTTATGAGGATGACGAGGATCATGGGGAGTGGTTTCTGTACACAGGAAG TGGGGGTAGAGATCTCAGTGGAAATAAGCGGACAAACAAGGAACAGTCATTTGATCAAAAATTTGAGAAGATGAATGAGGCTTTGCGAGTAAGCTGCAAAATGGGCTATCCTGTCCGAGTTGTAAG GTCTCACAAAGAAAAACGTTCTTCATATGCCCCAGAGAAAGGTGTGAGATATGATGGAATTTACAGAATTGAAAAATGTTGGAGAAAAGTTGGAATACAG GGATTTAAAGTTTGCCGATATTTGTTTGTGAGATGCGACAATGAGCCAGCCCCTTGGACAAG TGATGATCATGGAGATCTACCTAGGCCCTTACCAGCCATTCCCGAGCTGAAGAAGGCAACTGATGTATTTGAGAGAAAGGAAAGTCCATCATGGGACTTTGAT GAAGAGGACAATCGCTGGAGATGGAAAAAACCACCGCCTCCTAGCAAAAAGCCAGTGAATGCGGCTGATCTCGAAGAAAGGAAAAGGGCAAGGAAAGCTATAAGGCAAGCACATACTACAACTGTAAGAGAAAGACTACTCAAAG AGTTTAGTTGTCTAATCTGTCGGCAAGTTATGAATCTTCCAGTTACAACTCCTTGTGCCCACAACTTCTGCAAATCTTGTTTTGAAGCTGCATTTTCTGGTAAGACTGCTATTCGAGAGAGAAGCAAAGGTGGCCGGACACTTAGATCACAAAAAAATGTGCTCCATTGTCCTTCTTGCCCAACCGATATCTCTGATTTTCTTCAAAACCTTCAG GTCAACCGAGAACTAATGGGTGTGATAGAGTCACTGAAGCAAAAGAGTGAGGAGAATCAGGACGCTGTTGAAGAGTTGAGTGAGGAACAGGTGGACGAGTCAGAGGAAAATGCAGACATAGGTTCTGGTGACAGTGAAACTGCCCAGAAAACCAAGAATCCTCCTCCCGATTCTGATCAGAAAAGAACTAGCAAGAGGATGAAAGTGGATACGACTCAAGTAGTAGCTGACTGTGAATGA